The sequence TGCCGAACAGCGAGATGATGTAGCGGATGCACAGATACGGCATCAGATTGTCGTGCGGTTGACTGTTGCCTGCGGCTCCTACCGACGCCCCGTTCAGCGACACAGTGGGCGTGTCGGCGATATACAGTTCACCGCTGCCGGGAGCGGCCAGCAGATTTCCCGCCGGATTCGTGCTGGTGGCCGCCTGTGCGGTGCCGATCAGCGCGTGCGTGTGCTGAGGAAGCTGCTGAAGCGTCAGGGTGACGTTTTCGACACCGCCAGCCTGGCCAATGATGTAGTTGGAACCGACCGATACGCCCTGATGCACCGGCACGCGGCTTTGCAGGTTGGGCAGCGCAAAGGTCGTCTGTCCGTCGCCGCCGTAGGTGGTACCGATCAGGTTAAACAATGTTTCGTATTCAGAGATGGGCAGGAGTGCACCGTTGCAGTCGGCCCACCCTGACGGCGCAAAGTTCCCGGCAAAGAGCCGTATTTCTCCAACATAGGGTTGTGACATGAATCTCCCTTCGGGGGCGGGCTGCTCAACAGCGCTGGACAAGCTGAAACAAGAACGTCAGTTGCGACTCGGGAAAATGCCCTGAAGCGCGATGCAGAAATTCATGACGAGATAGGGCGGCATATTTTCGTGTGGTTGACTGCCTCCGCTGGGCAAGAGCGCTGCCGGAGCCAGCACGGTCTGAGTACTGCCAGCGGGCGCATAGACAGGAAACGTTGGAGCGGCCAGCACGTTGCCCCCCGGTATCCCTGCACTGGCAGGCGCAATCGCAGTCGCCGCCCCGGTGGACGCATTGAGCGGGTGGATGTGCGCGGGCATCTCGGAAGCGGTGAGCGTGTGTGTCCTCTCGCCGCTGCTCTGCCCCGGTATGTAACCGTTCCCCATATGAATCGGCACCCGGCCCTGAAGGTTGGGCAGCGCAAAATTGGTCTGTCCGTTGCCGCCGTAGGTGGTGCCCAGCAGTGCAAACAGCGCCTGATTCTGATTGATCGGCAACAGTTGCCCGTTGCACAGCGCCCATCCTCTGGGAGCAAAATTAAAACTCATCATCCTGATTTCGGACAGATACGGCGTGGACACGGCGGCCTCCAGAAACGAATACAGCGGTCAGTGGGAGATTCAGAACAGTGATGTATGGGCTGGAGCAAACAAGGAAGCAGAGGCCGGGAATTCGTCAGGAACGCTCGTTCCGCTCCCGGTTCCTGCTCTAGAAGGTGGGCGTGGCGCAGGTGCCGCCGCTGACATTGCTGACCGTCCGGACTCTGGCTCCCGATTTCGGGTTGGTGATGTCGGTGTTGCGGATGAAGTTGGCGATAGCAGTGGCGTCGGTTGAACCACCGCTGTAACCCTGCAATTTATAGAGGGTGCCGGGACGCTGGCGAATCTGGTAGCCGACCAGCCCATTTCCGGGCACCCCCTCGTTTCCGACACTGCTGTTTGCGATCAGATTCACGCACAGCGTACTGCTTTCTCCGGCTGTGCCGTCTCCGGCGTTCAGGCGCATGCCTTCCAGAGCCAGCGCACTGGGAAGGGCAATGACGTTGTTGCTGACGGTGGCGTCGAGACTGCCGCTGCTCACCTGCGTCGCCAGATCGATGCCGAAGGTGCCGAAACTCTTGATGGTGTTGCCGCTGAGCTGCACGGTGGCGTGCCCGGCTCCGGTGACATAGGTGGCGATGCCGGTGCCAAAGCTTCCGCTGTTCAGGGTGATGGTGTTGTTAGTCACGCGCCCCTGAACCGTCGCCGAAACAGGCTGCTTCGCATTGACCTGAAGAGCGCCCGAGGTTCCCGTGGTGGGATTGCTCAGGGTGTTGCCGGTCAGGGTGAAGTTGGCCGCACCAGAGCCGCCCAGATCCAGGAGTACATGCAGATTGGTATTGTCCGACAGCACGCTGTTGCTGACGCTCACGGCAGTGCTGCTGCTGGAGGCGCTGGGAACGGTGTACAGCACGCCGTAGTTCTTGTTGCCGCTGATGTTCATCCAGTTCAGCGCCACGCTGGGAGCCGCGCCCGTAGACGTGACATTCACGCCGTTCTGAAGTGCGCCGCTGATGGTG is a genomic window of Deinococcus sp. KNUC1210 containing:
- a CDS encoding phage tail protein; the protein is MSTPYLSEIRMMSFNFAPRGWALCNGQLLPINQNQALFALLGTTYGGNGQTNFALPNLQGRVPIHMGNGYIPGQSSGERTHTLTASEMPAHIHPLNASTGAATAIAPASAGIPGGNVLAAPTFPVYAPAGSTQTVLAPAALLPSGGSQPHENMPPYLVMNFCIALQGIFPSRN
- a CDS encoding phage tail protein; its protein translation is MSQPYVGEIRLFAGNFAPSGWADCNGALLPISEYETLFNLIGTTYGGDGQTTFALPNLQSRVPVHQGVSVGSNYIIGQAGGVENVTLTLQQLPQHTHALIGTAQAATSTNPAGNLLAAPGSGELYIADTPTVSLNGASVGAAGNSQPHDNLMPYLCIRYIISLFGIFPSQN